A stretch of the Filimonas lacunae genome encodes the following:
- the iscU gene encoding Fe-S cluster assembly scaffold IscU, with amino-acid sequence MAYSDKVIDHYNNPKNVGTLDKSAANVGTGLVGAPECGDVMRLQIQVGDDGVIQDAKFKTFGCGSAIASSSLATEWLKGKSVDEALKIDNMEIVEELNLPPVKIHCSVLAEDAIKAAINDYRKKNGLEELVFEERIH; translated from the coding sequence ATGGCATATTCAGATAAAGTAATTGATCATTATAATAATCCCAAGAATGTGGGTACATTAGACAAAAGTGCGGCTAATGTAGGTACCGGCCTGGTAGGCGCTCCTGAATGTGGCGACGTAATGCGTTTGCAGATTCAGGTAGGTGATGATGGCGTTATCCAGGATGCCAAGTTTAAAACCTTTGGCTGCGGATCGGCTATCGCTTCTTCTTCCCTGGCCACGGAGTGGTTAAAAGGAAAAAGCGTGGACGAAGCTTTGAAAATTGACAACATGGAGATTGTGGAAGAATTAAACCTTCCTCCTGTTAAAATACATTGCTCTGTATTGGCAGAAGATGCTATTAAGGCAGCAATTAACGATTATCGTAAGAAAAACGGTTTGGAAGAACTGGTATTTGAAGAAAGAATTCACTAA
- a CDS encoding IscS subfamily cysteine desulfurase yields the protein MLKLPIYLDNNATTPMDPRVLEAMVPYFTEHFGNAASRNHPFGWEAEEGVDYAREQVAKLIGSDPKEIIFTSGATEGDNLAIKGVFEMYATKGNHIITATTEHKAVLDTCKHIEKAGGEVTYLTVNPEGLIDLKELEAAIKPTTVLIAIMYANNEVGVIQPVKEISAIARKHGVLFFTDATQAVGKVPVDVNKDGIDIMAFSAHKMYGPKGVGALYVRRKNPRVKVTAQMDGGGHERGMRSGTLNVPGIVGLGKACELCRLEMESDTKRIQALRDKLENALLEIEESYLNGDKEHRLPHVSNISFKYVEGEGLMMGFNKTIAVSSGSACTSASLEPSYVLKALGLGDDLAHSSLRFGLGRFTTEEQIDYTIEHVRNTVLKLRDMSPLWEMYKDGVDMNSIEWAHH from the coding sequence ATGTTAAAACTACCCATTTATTTAGATAACAATGCAACCACTCCAATGGACCCCCGGGTACTGGAAGCGATGGTGCCCTACTTTACCGAGCACTTCGGTAATGCTGCCAGCCGCAACCACCCGTTTGGATGGGAAGCAGAGGAAGGTGTGGATTATGCGCGTGAACAGGTAGCAAAGCTGATTGGTTCCGACCCGAAAGAAATTATTTTCACTTCCGGAGCAACAGAAGGCGACAATCTGGCTATTAAGGGGGTGTTTGAAATGTATGCTACTAAAGGCAACCATATTATTACGGCTACTACTGAACATAAAGCGGTACTGGATACCTGTAAACATATAGAAAAAGCAGGCGGTGAGGTTACTTACCTGACTGTAAACCCCGAAGGTTTAATTGATTTGAAAGAACTGGAAGCTGCTATAAAACCTACTACTGTTTTAATTGCTATCATGTATGCCAATAACGAGGTAGGTGTGATACAGCCCGTGAAAGAAATCAGCGCTATTGCCCGCAAGCATGGCGTGCTGTTTTTTACCGATGCTACACAGGCGGTTGGTAAAGTGCCGGTAGATGTAAACAAAGATGGTATTGATATCATGGCTTTCAGCGCGCATAAAATGTACGGTCCTAAAGGCGTAGGCGCTTTATATGTACGGCGTAAAAATCCACGTGTAAAAGTAACTGCGCAAATGGATGGTGGCGGACATGAAAGAGGTATGCGTAGCGGTACCTTAAACGTGCCTGGTATTGTAGGTCTGGGTAAGGCTTGCGAACTGTGCCGTTTGGAAATGGAATCTGATACCAAACGCATTCAGGCTTTACGCGATAAGCTGGAAAATGCTTTGCTGGAAATAGAAGAAAGCTACCTGAATGGTGATAAAGAACATCGTTTACCACATGTAAGCAATATTTCTTTCAAATATGTAGAAGGAGAAGGTTTGATGATGGGCTTTAATAAAACCATTGCGGTATCATCCGGATCTGCCTGTACTTCTGCTTCACTGGAACCCAGCTATGTGTTAAAGGCATTAGGTTTAGGAGATGATCTGGCACACAGTTCGCTGCGTTTTGGATTAGGCCGCTTTACCACCGAAGAGCAGATCGACTATACGATTGAGCATGTGCGTAACACGGTGCTGAAATTAAGAGACATGAGCCCGCTTTGGGAAATGTATAAAGATGGTGTGGATATGAATTCCATTGAGTGGGCGCACCACTAG
- the mce gene encoding methylmalonyl-CoA epimerase, translated as MPKVEHIGIAVKALSTSVSLFEKLLNTACYKTESVESEHVNTDFLQKGETKIELLESSDPDGGIARFIAHKGEGIHHIAFEVRDIQAEMNRLQQKGLQLLNTVPKKGADNKLVCFLHPAGTNSVLVELCQSIAPL; from the coding sequence ATGCCAAAAGTTGAACACATTGGCATTGCCGTAAAAGCCCTTTCCACCTCTGTTTCTTTGTTTGAAAAACTATTAAATACTGCCTGTTATAAAACAGAATCTGTTGAAAGTGAGCATGTAAATACGGACTTCTTGCAAAAAGGAGAAACGAAGATTGAGCTATTGGAGAGCAGTGATCCTGATGGGGGGATTGCCAGGTTTATTGCACACAAAGGCGAAGGCATTCATCACATTGCCTTTGAAGTCAGAGATATACAAGCAGAAATGAACCGTTTACAGCAGAAGGGCCTCCAATTGCTGAATACGGTTCCTAAAAAAGGAGCAGATAATAAACTCGTATGCTTTTTACATCCGGCAGGCACCAATAGTGTATTGGTAGAACTTTGCCAGTCTATTGCACCATTATAA
- the rnc gene encoding ribonuclease III, protein MQFINRLFRKKDKQSFEGQLTNVLGVTPGNIHLYRTALSHRSVKEGPEENNERLEYLGDAVLSTIIADYLFKRYPYRGEGFLTEMRSKMVNRQQLNDIALKMGLKRLTIYNKFDGSLKSSQIFGNTLEAVVGAVYLDKGYKRTQKWVLQRIVLPHLFVDDLEQIDINLKNKLIGWASKNGKILEFDTADEKMENGRRVFTIAAVLDGEVLSQGKGFNKKDASQIAAQLAIEKLGL, encoded by the coding sequence GTGCAATTCATTAACAGATTATTTAGAAAGAAGGACAAGCAATCGTTTGAAGGACAGCTAACGAATGTGCTGGGTGTTACACCTGGTAACATACATCTGTACCGTACTGCACTAAGCCACCGGAGCGTGAAAGAAGGCCCGGAGGAAAACAATGAGCGGTTAGAATACCTTGGCGATGCTGTGTTAAGCACTATTATAGCAGACTACCTGTTTAAACGGTATCCTTACAGGGGAGAAGGCTTTTTAACCGAAATGCGTAGCAAGATGGTTAACAGGCAGCAATTGAATGATATTGCGCTAAAAATGGGGCTTAAACGACTAACCATTTACAACAAGTTTGATGGTTCGTTAAAGAGTAGCCAGATATTTGGTAACACGCTCGAAGCGGTGGTAGGGGCTGTGTACCTTGACAAAGGATACAAGCGCACTCAGAAATGGGTGCTGCAACGTATTGTGTTACCGCATTTGTTTGTGGATGACCTGGAGCAAATTGATATTAACCTTAAAAACAAACTGATAGGTTGGGCCAGTAAAAATGGCAAAATACTGGAGTTTGATACCGCTGACGAAAAAATGGAGAACGGCAGAAGGGTGTTTACCATTGCTGCCGTGCTGGATGGTGAAGTACTTTCGCAGGGTAAAGGGTTTAATAAAAAAGATGCCAGCCAGATTGCTGCTCAGCTGGCCATTGAAAAGCTGGGCTTATAA
- the fabF gene encoding beta-ketoacyl-ACP synthase II yields MQLKRVVVTGIGALTPIGNNLEEYWDGLLNGKSGADYIKAFDCSKFKTRFACELKDFEPTQFLDKKEARKIDRFAQTALVVSDEAVKSAGIDKDTMNADRIGVIFSSGIGGLITFQNEVMEFAKGDGTPRYNPFFIPKMILDIAAGQISMRHGFRGPNYAVVSACASSTHALMDAFNLIRLGKADIILAGGSESVVSEAGVGGFNAMKALSERNDDPKTASRPFDKDRDGFVMGEGAGILVLEELEHALARGARIYCEFGGAGATADAHHITAPHPEGLGAKNVMLATLDDAGMKASDIDYINVHGTSTPLGDYAEVKAIQAVFGEHAYNMNISSTKSMTGHLLGAAGVIEAIACVMSVVHDIVPPTINHFTDDPDLDPNLNLTFWKPQKRTVNAALSNTFGFGGHNASLIVKKYVA; encoded by the coding sequence ATGCAATTAAAACGAGTAGTAGTAACCGGAATCGGAGCATTAACACCAATTGGTAATAATCTGGAAGAATATTGGGATGGATTACTGAATGGTAAATCCGGGGCCGATTATATCAAAGCATTTGATTGCAGCAAGTTTAAAACTAGGTTTGCCTGTGAATTGAAGGATTTCGAGCCAACGCAATTCCTGGATAAGAAAGAAGCCCGCAAAATTGATCGTTTTGCACAAACGGCTTTGGTAGTTAGTGATGAAGCTGTAAAAAGCGCTGGTATTGATAAGGATACCATGAATGCCGATCGTATTGGAGTTATTTTTTCCAGTGGTATCGGTGGCCTTATCACATTTCAGAATGAAGTGATGGAGTTTGCTAAAGGAGATGGAACTCCCAGGTATAATCCCTTCTTTATCCCTAAAATGATTTTGGATATTGCAGCTGGTCAGATCTCTATGAGACACGGTTTTCGTGGTCCTAACTATGCTGTTGTATCTGCCTGTGCATCTTCTACCCATGCATTGATGGATGCTTTTAACCTGATACGCCTGGGTAAAGCTGATATTATTCTGGCCGGAGGAAGTGAAAGTGTGGTGAGCGAAGCAGGTGTGGGCGGGTTTAACGCAATGAAAGCATTAAGCGAGCGTAATGACGATCCTAAAACTGCTTCACGCCCCTTTGATAAAGACCGCGACGGATTTGTAATGGGAGAGGGCGCTGGTATCCTGGTTCTGGAAGAACTGGAACATGCTTTAGCCCGTGGTGCACGTATTTATTGCGAATTTGGTGGTGCTGGTGCCACTGCCGATGCACACCATATTACAGCCCCACATCCGGAAGGGTTGGGTGCTAAAAATGTAATGCTGGCTACTTTAGATGATGCCGGTATGAAAGCATCTGACATTGATTACATTAATGTACATGGTACTTCTACGCCTTTAGGCGATTACGCAGAAGTAAAAGCAATACAAGCTGTATTTGGAGAGCATGCTTATAACATGAACATCAGCTCTACCAAATCTATGACCGGTCACCTGCTTGGTGCTGCCGGGGTAATAGAAGCCATTGCCTGTGTAATGAGTGTGGTACATGATATTGTACCGCCTACTATTAACCACTTTACTGACGATCCAGACCTGGATCCAAACTTAAACCTCACTTTCTGGAAGCCACAAAAGCGCACTGTTAATGCAGCTTTGAGCAACACTTTTGGATTTGGCGGGCATAATGCTTCGCTGATAGTGAAAAAATATGTAGCTTGA
- a CDS encoding acyl carrier protein: MSDIATRVKKIIVDKLGVDEAEVTNEASFTNDLGADSLDTVELIMEFEKEFNISIPDEQAETITTVGQAVAYLEEHAK; encoded by the coding sequence ATGTCAGACATTGCAACAAGAGTTAAGAAGATCATTGTTGACAAATTAGGAGTAGATGAAGCTGAAGTAACCAACGAGGCTTCCTTCACCAACGATCTGGGTGCCGATTCTTTAGACACCGTAGAGCTGATTATGGAGTTCGAAAAAGAATTCAACATCTCTATCCCTGACGAGCAAGCCGAAACTATTACCACTGTTGGTCAGGCAGTGGCTTATCTGGAAGAGCATGCCAAGTAA
- a CDS encoding sterol desaturase family protein has translation MGINVIGLAVPFFLFFIGLEYWHCRKKGLNHHSFAESIANLNVGIAERLTDVFTTGLFFYLFTYIYKHFALFSITPHWYTWVLLFLFTDLVWYWYHRLAHEMNIFWAVHVVHHQSEDFNFTVAARITIFQAVVRSLFWSVLPLIGFPPEMITLFLLIHGLYPFFTHTQTIGKLGWIEYLFVTPSHHRVHHSSNEEYLDKNYGDVLIIWDKLFGTFVKEGDSVKITYGLTKPLERHSFLWQHFHFMLEIGYALLHARSVKECWKIIFGKPDNIDPANRDKLEKLFFTAPPARTKNNKAQHTYIIVQTGVSLLLLFAVSLLEKWLSVAQLTIFSAFIIVSLINTGAILEQKKWVFYLEYARLIIVLGGIGYLVQETITVTVLLFLAGVAVCFFRTIQNYYCRYLFDIVDEQQG, from the coding sequence ATGGGCATTAATGTAATAGGGCTTGCTGTACCCTTTTTCTTGTTTTTTATTGGCTTAGAATATTGGCATTGCCGTAAAAAGGGGTTAAACCACCATTCTTTTGCAGAAAGTATCGCCAATTTAAATGTGGGCATTGCCGAACGGTTAACGGATGTGTTCACTACAGGATTGTTTTTTTACCTGTTTACCTATATATATAAGCATTTTGCCCTGTTTTCCATTACCCCGCACTGGTATACCTGGGTGCTGTTGTTTTTATTTACCGACCTGGTGTGGTACTGGTATCACCGGCTGGCGCATGAAATGAATATTTTCTGGGCGGTGCATGTGGTGCACCACCAGAGTGAGGATTTTAATTTTACAGTGGCGGCAAGAATTACCATTTTCCAGGCGGTGGTGCGCAGTTTGTTCTGGTCGGTATTGCCATTGATCGGTTTTCCGCCTGAAATGATCACGCTGTTTTTATTGATTCACGGATTATACCCGTTTTTTACCCACACGCAAACCATTGGCAAGCTGGGATGGATAGAATACCTGTTTGTAACGCCCTCACATCACCGCGTACATCATTCCAGCAATGAAGAGTACCTGGATAAGAATTATGGGGATGTGCTTATTATCTGGGATAAGTTGTTTGGCACTTTTGTAAAAGAGGGAGATTCTGTTAAAATTACCTATGGACTTACCAAGCCACTGGAACGTCATAGCTTTTTATGGCAGCATTTTCATTTTATGCTGGAAATAGGATATGCTTTATTACATGCCCGCAGTGTGAAGGAGTGCTGGAAAATTATTTTCGGGAAACCGGATAATATAGATCCCGCCAATCGTGACAAACTGGAAAAGCTATTTTTTACGGCTCCACCTGCCCGAACTAAAAATAATAAGGCGCAGCATACTTATATTATTGTACAAACCGGGGTGTCGTTACTATTATTATTTGCGGTGAGTTTATTAGAAAAGTGGTTGTCTGTTGCCCAGCTTACCATTTTCTCGGCTTTTATTATAGTATCACTTATTAACACAGGTGCAATACTGGAACAGAAAAAGTGGGTGTTTTACCTGGAATATGCACGGCTGATTATTGTGTTGGGTGGCATTGGTTACCTGGTGCAGGAAACAATAACGGTTACTGTGCTGCTGTTTTTAGCTGGTGTTGCTGTCTGTTTCTTCCGAACCATACAAAATTATTACTGCCGGTATTTATTTGATATTGTGGATGAACAGCAGGGGTAA
- a CDS encoding GNAT family N-acetyltransferase yields MAIRIIDHGSKEYQQMINLRHMVLRKPLGLDFSTEELAKEKDDILIGCFDEDKMEGCCLLTDSGNKIIRLRQMAVLSGLQGKGLGRVLMQYAENIARDRGYQKLSMHARKTAVGFYEKLGYRITGDEFTEVTIPHFEMEKVL; encoded by the coding sequence ATGGCTATCAGAATAATCGATCACGGCTCTAAAGAGTACCAGCAAATGATTAATCTGCGGCACATGGTTTTACGTAAACCCCTTGGCCTGGATTTTTCTACAGAGGAATTAGCAAAAGAAAAAGATGATATACTGATTGGCTGTTTTGACGAGGACAAAATGGAAGGCTGTTGCCTGCTTACCGATAGCGGTAATAAAATCATTCGTTTGCGCCAGATGGCAGTACTGTCAGGATTACAAGGCAAAGGCCTGGGCAGGGTATTAATGCAATACGCCGAAAACATTGCACGCGACCGCGGATATCAAAAATTATCTATGCACGCCCGTAAAACGGCAGTAGGCTTTTACGAAAAGCTGGGCTACCGCATTACAGGCGATGAATTTACAGAAGTAACCATACCTCATTTTGAAATGGAAAAGGTACTGTAA
- a CDS encoding YcxB family protein: MQVSFSYDKKKVIQGLRYHFMSRAEIRIMVILVNVFAIIAAILFYSKKIRPEPFLLGSCIWIFMMLSFWFILPYTIYRRNSTFLDQFTIFFTGQGLKLENEKGQVQWEWSQFSGFFESPHFFHLYFTSRQFFLIPKETMTPEFTHELRGLLNNKLTTMRK, encoded by the coding sequence ATGCAAGTAAGTTTTTCGTACGACAAGAAGAAGGTTATACAGGGATTACGTTATCATTTTATGTCCCGTGCAGAAATCAGGATCATGGTAATATTGGTAAACGTTTTTGCTATTATTGCTGCGATACTTTTTTATTCTAAGAAAATTCGTCCCGAGCCTTTTTTACTGGGGTCATGCATCTGGATATTCATGATGCTGTCGTTCTGGTTTATTTTACCTTATACTATATACAGGCGCAATAGCACCTTCCTGGACCAGTTTACTATCTTTTTTACCGGCCAGGGGTTGAAACTTGAAAATGAAAAAGGACAGGTTCAGTGGGAATGGAGCCAGTTTTCCGGCTTTTTTGAAAGCCCGCATTTCTTTCACCTGTATTTTACTTCCAGGCAGTTTTTCCTGATTCCCAAAGAAACGATGACACCTGAGTTTACCCACGAATTGCGTGGGCTATTGAATAACAAGCTTACTACTATGCGTAAATAA
- a CDS encoding vitamin B12-dependent ribonucleotide reductase, with the protein MAKQAHKGLPFERRFTRDGVSPFDLFEYDYRTSVIRNPNGEVVFEMTNVEVPKQWSQIATDILAQKYFRKAGVPQADGSTGRETSVKQVAHRMANCWKVWGERYGYFASPADAQVFYDELVYSILNQACVPNSPQWFNTGLHESYGITGKAQGHYYVDPADSKLKKSTNAYERPQPHACFILSVSDDLVNEGGIMDLWVREARIFKYGSGVGTNYSAIRGSGEKLSGGGTSSGLMSFLKIGDRAAGAIKSGGTTRRAAKMVCLDMDHPEIMEFINWKVEEEKKVAALVAAGYDNSYEGEAYMTVAGQNSNNSIRIPNEFFKVLEEDGDWELKARMDGRVIKRIPAREVWNQVAYAAWRCADPGTQYDTTINEWHTCPQGGRINASNPCSEYMFLDNTACNLASANLIKFFDTATSQFDVTGFEYTCRLWTVVLEISVLMAQFPSKEVAQLSFDYRTLGLGFANLGTVLMVSGIPYDSDEARGIAGAVSAIMTGVSYKTSAEMAAVLGTFAKYEENKKDMLRVMRNHRAAAYDAAEAYEGLSVKPVGIQAAHCPDYLLKAATRAWDDAVRLGEQHGYRNAQTTVIAPTGTIGLVMDCDTTGVEPDFALVKFKKLSGGGYFKIINQSVPVALKHLGYSEKEINAIIKYAVGAASFEGAPFINPQSLSEKGLIAEEIKKLNEAAKSAFEIGFIFNRFTLGEACLERLGFTADEYNDWNFDMLEALGFSDAEVEAANDYICGTMTVEGAPYLKLEHLAVFDCANKCGKKGERYIHAHGHIRMMAACQPFLSGAISKTINLPHEASIDEIADCYLLSWRLGLKANALYRDGSKLSQPLSNKSDKKKKTDTTEETTAAPADVRPAAETSTIVDLGKLTIEELLEEVQKRVQASPDTRLKRELASIVERRTLPTKRRGFTQKAKVNGQAIFIHTGEYNDGTLGEIFIDLAKEGSTLRSLMNCFAIAISVGLQYGVPLEEFVEKFVFTRFEPAGMVDHPNIKTTTSLVDFVFRALAYEYLGRTDLVHVLDKPEVHMMPQEEDWEELQKPELSSVRVTAPAQPPAPVNKVAKAVAKAGAGLDAVNAAAKSMQSDAPACNTCGHITVRSGTCYKCLNCGNSMGCS; encoded by the coding sequence ATGGCCAAACAAGCACATAAAGGGCTTCCATTTGAGAGGCGCTTTACCCGCGACGGAGTTTCTCCGTTCGATCTTTTCGAATATGATTACCGTACCAGTGTTATTCGCAACCCCAATGGGGAAGTGGTGTTTGAGATGACAAATGTGGAGGTTCCGAAGCAATGGAGCCAGATAGCCACGGATATATTGGCGCAAAAGTATTTTAGAAAAGCCGGGGTGCCACAGGCAGATGGCAGCACGGGGCGCGAAACCAGTGTGAAACAGGTGGCGCACCGCATGGCTAACTGCTGGAAAGTGTGGGGCGAGCGCTATGGTTATTTTGCTTCGCCGGCCGATGCCCAGGTGTTTTATGACGAACTGGTGTATAGCATTTTAAACCAGGCCTGCGTGCCCAATAGCCCGCAATGGTTTAATACGGGCCTGCACGAAAGCTATGGTATTACCGGCAAAGCGCAGGGGCATTATTATGTAGACCCTGCTGACAGTAAACTGAAAAAATCTACAAACGCCTATGAGCGGCCGCAGCCACACGCCTGTTTTATTTTATCGGTAAGTGACGACCTGGTAAATGAAGGGGGGATTATGGATTTGTGGGTACGGGAAGCCCGCATTTTTAAATATGGATCGGGTGTAGGCACCAATTATTCGGCTATACGTGGCTCGGGTGAAAAACTGAGTGGCGGTGGCACCAGCTCGGGCCTGATGTCGTTTTTGAAAATAGGTGACAGGGCAGCGGGTGCTATAAAAAGCGGTGGCACTACACGCAGGGCGGCTAAAATGGTTTGCCTGGATATGGACCATCCGGAAATAATGGAGTTTATTAACTGGAAGGTAGAAGAAGAGAAGAAAGTTGCTGCGTTGGTAGCTGCCGGATATGACAACAGTTACGAGGGCGAGGCTTATATGACCGTGGCCGGGCAAAACTCTAACAATTCTATACGCATACCCAACGAGTTTTTTAAAGTGCTGGAAGAAGATGGCGACTGGGAACTGAAAGCCAGAATGGATGGCAGGGTTATTAAAAGGATTCCTGCCCGTGAGGTATGGAACCAGGTGGCCTATGCAGCCTGGCGTTGTGCTGACCCCGGCACACAATATGATACTACTATCAATGAGTGGCATACCTGCCCGCAGGGTGGACGTATTAATGCATCCAACCCTTGCTCGGAATACATGTTCCTCGATAATACCGCCTGTAACCTGGCTTCGGCTAACCTGATCAAATTTTTTGATACGGCAACAAGCCAGTTTGATGTAACGGGTTTTGAATACACCTGCCGTTTGTGGACGGTAGTGCTGGAAATATCTGTGCTGATGGCGCAGTTTCCTTCCAAAGAAGTAGCACAGCTTTCTTTTGATTATCGCACACTGGGCTTAGGTTTTGCCAATCTGGGTACGGTGCTGATGGTAAGCGGTATTCCTTACGACAGTGATGAAGCACGTGGCATAGCCGGTGCTGTATCGGCTATTATGACAGGTGTTTCGTATAAAACCTCAGCAGAGATGGCAGCAGTGCTGGGCACTTTTGCCAAATATGAAGAGAATAAAAAGGATATGTTGCGTGTGATGCGTAACCACCGTGCAGCTGCTTATGATGCTGCAGAAGCCTATGAAGGCCTGAGTGTAAAACCAGTGGGTATACAAGCGGCTCATTGTCCGGACTATTTATTGAAAGCTGCTACCCGCGCCTGGGATGATGCGGTGCGTTTGGGGGAGCAACATGGCTACCGCAATGCACAAACTACGGTAATAGCACCTACAGGAACCATCGGGCTGGTAATGGATTGCGATACCACAGGTGTGGAGCCTGACTTTGCTTTAGTGAAGTTTAAAAAACTATCAGGTGGTGGTTACTTTAAAATCATCAACCAATCAGTGCCTGTAGCATTAAAGCACCTGGGCTATAGTGAAAAAGAAATCAATGCTATAATAAAATATGCAGTTGGTGCCGCTAGTTTTGAGGGAGCGCCTTTTATCAATCCGCAATCGTTAAGTGAAAAAGGATTGATAGCTGAGGAAATTAAAAAGCTGAACGAAGCTGCCAAATCCGCTTTTGAAATAGGTTTTATATTCAACCGTTTTACATTAGGGGAAGCTTGTCTGGAACGATTGGGTTTTACAGCAGACGAATACAACGACTGGAATTTTGATATGCTGGAAGCACTGGGCTTTAGCGATGCTGAGGTGGAAGCGGCTAATGATTATATATGTGGTACCATGACGGTGGAAGGGGCACCCTATTTAAAACTTGAGCATCTGGCGGTATTTGATTGTGCTAATAAATGCGGAAAAAAGGGAGAACGTTACATTCATGCACATGGCCATATTCGTATGATGGCAGCGTGTCAGCCCTTTTTAAGTGGCGCTATTTCCAAAACCATTAACCTGCCACATGAAGCATCTATAGATGAAATAGCGGACTGTTACCTGTTAAGCTGGAGACTGGGTTTAAAGGCGAATGCCTTGTACAGGGATGGTTCTAAATTATCACAGCCATTAAGCAACAAAAGCGACAAGAAGAAAAAGACTGATACTACAGAAGAAACTACTGCGGCACCAGCAGACGTGAGACCGGCAGCAGAAACCTCCACTATTGTTGATTTGGGCAAACTAACCATAGAAGAGCTGCTGGAAGAAGTGCAAAAGCGCGTGCAGGCATCGCCCGATACACGTTTAAAGCGCGAGCTGGCCAGTATTGTGGAAAGAAGAACTTTACCCACCAAGCGCAGAGGATTTACACAAAAAGCCAAGGTGAATGGTCAGGCCATCTTTATTCATACAGGAGAATATAACGATGGCACATTAGGTGAAATATTTATAGATCTGGCTAAAGAAGGCTCTACCCTGCGTAGCCTGATGAACTGTTTTGCCATAGCTATTTCTGTGGGGTTACAGTACGGGGTGCCACTGGAAGAGTTTGTAGAGAAGTTTGTGTTTACCCGTTTTGAGCCGGCCGGCATGGTAGACCATCCCAATATTAAAACCACTACTTCGCTGGTTGACTTTGTATTTCGTGCGCTGGCGTATGAATACCTGGGGCGTACCGATCTGGTGCATGTTCTGGACAAGCCCGAGGTGCATATGATGCCGCAGGAAGAAGATTGGGAAGAATTGCAAAAACCTGAGCTAAGCAGTGTGCGTGTAACAGCTCCTGCGCAGCCCCCTGCCCCGGTTAATAAAGTGGCGAAAGCTGTTGCAAAAGCAGGTGCCGGATTAGACGCGGTGAATGCGGCGGCTAAAAGCATGCAAAGTGATGCTCCAGCCTGTAACACCTGCGGGCATATTACTGTAAGAAGTGGCACGTGTTACAAATGTTTGAACTGTGGCAACAGTATGGGCTGTAGTTAG
- a CDS encoding phosphoglycerol geranylgeranyltransferase — translation MKHKLYDQFAERKKLGRKSFTVLIDPDKVDTPKLDQLINLSVDAGVDYFFVGGSLVIDNNLDECIQQIKQACDIPVVLFPGSPSQVSKYADALLYLSLISGRNPELLIGQHVISAPLVKKSGLEIIPTGYMVIDGGAPTTVSYISNATPIPSDKSEIAMCTAMAGEMLGMRLVYMDAGSGAKRPISEVMIEKVAKHIDSPLIIGGGIITPEKAYLNCKAGADVIVVGNAIEKDASLIKEMSDAVHQLNTVSSL, via the coding sequence ATGAAGCATAAGCTGTACGATCAATTCGCAGAAAGAAAAAAACTAGGCCGTAAATCATTCACGGTGCTGATTGATCCGGACAAAGTAGACACACCTAAGCTGGACCAGCTTATCAATTTGTCTGTTGATGCCGGCGTCGATTACTTCTTTGTAGGAGGAAGCCTTGTTATAGATAATAATCTGGATGAATGCATCCAGCAGATTAAGCAGGCTTGTGATATTCCTGTTGTCCTGTTTCCTGGTTCCCCCTCACAGGTTAGCAAATATGCCGACGCTCTTTTATACCTGTCACTCATATCCGGGCGTAACCCCGAATTATTAATAGGCCAGCACGTGATCAGCGCTCCGCTGGTGAAAAAAAGCGGGCTGGAAATTATTCCTACCGGCTATATGGTAATAGACGGCGGCGCCCCTACTACCGTTTCTTATATTTCCAACGCCACCCCTATTCCTTCCGACAAAAGCGAAATTGCTATGTGTACCGCTATGGCTGGTGAAATGCTGGGTATGCGCCTGGTATATATGGATGCCGGCAGTGGTGCTAAACGTCCTATTTCGGAAGTAATGATAGAAAAGGTGGCCAAACACATTGATTCACCGCTTATTATAGGCGGCGGCATCATCACTCCCGAAAAAGCCTATTTAAACTGTAAAGCCGGGGCAGACGTAATTGTGGTAGGTAATGCTATAGAAAAAGATGCTTCTTTAATTAAAGAAATGAGTGATGCTGTACATCAGTTAAACACAGTATCCTCTCTCTAA